ttaccaTTAAATATGCACAATGTTGTATTGAATTAAGTAACATACGGTTTGATTTATACTTGCAGGCCTCACTTAGAGTTAGGCATCGAGTCCAGACACAACATATAGTTCAAGTGAACGGTTGCCTATCATCCTTTCAAAAGGAACGTTTAAAGTCAACACCTTTCAAGTGGTTGGTGGATTTGGTTGATGATATGGTTATTTCTAGCCCTATTCTTATAGAGTTAATCAGTAGGTGGGACGTGGTTCATAAGGCGTTTAGGATTAGGGAGAATTTAGTGCCTTTTAGAGTTGatgaagtttgtttttttttaggtttaccAAATGTTGGTGAGAGTGTTAATTTAGAGAATGATGTCGGTGGCATTGTCAATGACTTGTTTAAGGATGACGACATcacaattttaagtataatggAAAAGATGAAGCATAAGACATTTAAATCCAAAAGAAGTGTTGACATGTTTTGCAGGTTGTATATTTTGTTAGGTTTTGGAGCcttttattttcctaggaaTAGTAATGTGATAAACAGTGTCCCTTTTAGTAAACTAGACAACATTAATGATCTAAATATATACAATTGGGGTGATGTTGTACATGGTTTGATAGTAAGTAGTTTGAATCGGGCATGCAATAAATACAATAGCAGATCTTACCACGAAGTTATACACATGGCTGGGTGTGCAACAGTTCTGCAGGTACGTTTatacattcatttatttaactGTTACGAAATAAATAATGGTACTTTTTGAAAGAGATATAACTACTGTAATGAACTTTACAGTTGTGGGTTGTTGAACACATCAGTTTGTATCATCTTGATGGACGATGTATTTTTCCCCGATTTCTTCATTGGGTtgttattaaagataaaaggaaaaaaatcaaattaagttTTCAACAAACAGAGGTAATTccttacttttttatataatggttacatttgttgtgttatttgattaatatgatttattagcgttgttaaaatttatattttgttttgaagataTTGTGGGAATGCAACTTGTCTGAAGAGCAATTACAAAATGATGAAATGAAGGAATCACAAAGTCATGGTGGGAAAAGTAATCCTGAGTCAAATGATGAGAACGTAGAGTTTGCTAGACTTGTGGAAGAGCAGAGAGTATTGATGAGAAGAGTTGACAAGCATGCAGAACGGCTTGATGagttacaaatgaaaataagacGTCTTGAAGAACAAGTACAGAATGCAATGCCATCTTCTAATGATGGTATGGAGGGACCATCCAAAGCTGCGGGACCATCCACAGCTGACAAAATGAATGATTTAGCTATTGTCAATTTTGTGGATGTGGGAATGGAGGGAGCTTGCAGACAGGACAACATTGATTTTAGAAGTGTTTACACCACCTGCACTTCATCACTTTGTCATGATGGTGATGTGTAAGTTATACATAACTCAATAGaaccaaaaattcaaaaaattattaataaatgtttttatgattgaaatttATGAGGAATTTGTTTTGTATATAGAGCGCTTGTGGACGTGTCTAACAACATCTTAACCAGAGGAGACTTGCAATGCTTTTGACCTCGTGCAAAAATTGATAACATTGTAAGTTCAAATACCCGAAAGTTGTTGTGTAGAAGTACTATGTGAGGAGTATATAGAACGGTTAAGATTAAAAAATGGTACgttattttattatgaagaAATATAACTGTGAAAAGGATATTCAGTGATTGGTTATGAACTTTTGGTGTAGGTTATGTTGTTTGCGACTGCGATGCTTGTGTTAAATCAATTGCATAAATCAGGAACGATCACTCGATGTTGTTTCAATCCATTTTTTGCGGTACATTAATTATTCATTGATGTTTGACCTTGGTGAAGTACGTATGTTTGAACTAATGTTACTGATGCAATTTTTGTAGACAACGATCATTGAAAGAATGAAGATTcctaaaaaaaagagagaattatTGGAAGCAATACATTACCATAATTTCTTCCAACCTCAGAGTTgttcattaaattatttgttaaattctGAATTTGTAAGTACTTCAATGTATACCTTCATCATAACATGTGTTGTTCACTATATTGatgtttgtggttgtggttctgTAGTTGTTTGTGCCTACTGTGAGTGATGACCATTGGTGGTGCTATTGTGTCAATTGCCAATCAAgggaatttttcattttagattcTCTTGGTCATAAGAGGCGGACCAGATATGGTATTGACAAGGCAATGGTAAGAGAAGTTGTTTTGTAGACTTGTTATTTTGATGGAAGTATTATTTTAGCGTCAGTGGTGTACAATAATAATGAATGTGTTGAATACAAATTTCCAAGGTCGGTTGTTTGCAAGAGTTATTCAATATGATAGATAATGAAGCAAATTGTGAGGACCGACAATTGAAGGTCATTAAAGAAGATTTGCCAATTCAACCAAATACGTTAGTCACCTTATCCATAACCAATGTATTAGGTTGTGTCATATGTGATCCTTCTAATATTAGTTTAATGTGTAGGTATGATTGTGGTTTGTTGGTGATGAAATATATGGAGTTATGGGACAACCAACCTAAATTTGATGGCAAAAAAATGCCCGATTACACAACGGTTGGTCTTCTTTAAGTATatgtttgtattgttttaaatGGTTTTTTAAAACaggttattaattataatatttcactACTGTAATATCAATGCAGGAGCAGTTACAACTTATTCGACAACAAACGGTGTGTGATTGGGTATTACATGAAGGAAATCTGCATAGAAGTACAGTAATGAAGAACTGTGGAATGCTATAGCAAATGAAGAAGTCATGAAATAGGATATAACTTGTAATGATGTTGCTGGAATATGATAGAATATGAAACAATTTTTGTTCTATGGTTTTTGAAGTTGTTATCTATGTATAGTGAAGGATTAGTTATGCACTAGTATCACCAATGTCCATTTTGTGTACATAAGCTATTAACTAAATTAGCAGAACTTGCAGTGAACATAAGTTATTGAGCAAATAACCATATAAAACTTAACAGATAACCACTAACTGTACGAAAAATATGTGACattgaaattgaagttgaaCACTTGTATTGTTGTGTCGTCCGTCTCTCTTCGTTGAAGCCTTGGTTCTTCTCGTTCGTTCAAGCCTTGTCTCTCGTCCGTCTTCTCTCTCGCCGTGTGACTGGATCCTGGACAATGAGAACATTAGCAGAATGGAAGCCCTACATTTATACGGCATTGTCTAGGATTGCtaagaaattatcaaattttgacaTGTATAACATGTTCAAATATGTACCTAATGTTATTTGACAATTTTGACATGTATAAGATGTTGAAATATGTACCTAATGTTATTTGACAATGTACACTATGTgtttgtaataagaatagtggTTGGATTTGGAAAtgaattgtttttactttgcgtttgtgtttgttataatgacaaaattagtgattgaaaaataaacgcagcattataattaaaattttaatagtaCGAGaccattttcactaaaattaatggtaattaatgCGAAGGATTTgataaatttctgaaaaatggggctggtaatcgtttacaggacccctgtaaacgattacccgggAGAAATTgcgaatttgtacagaaagtccaacacaggtactcagtcagatgaacacaggtcaccattggaaaaaaaactgacttttaggctaatctgcacctgtctgaggcttgtgcaggtgttccagaggtgggagagggtggatggtgatgtgatgtgaggccaaggagggtggggagacccctcatgagttggaggagcaaggtgtgcaaggAATCAGTGAGACTTCTGAAAAAtggggctggtaatcgtttacaggacccctgtaaacgattacccgggAGAAATTgcgaatttgtacagaaagtccaacacaggtactcagtcagatgaacacaggtcaccattggaaaaaaaaactgacttttaggctaatctgcacctgtctgaggcttgtgcaggtgttccagaggtgggagagggtggatggtgatgtgatgtgaggccaaggagggtggggagacccctcatgagttggaggagcaaggtgtgcaaggAATCAGTGAGACTTCTGAAAAAtggggctggtaatcgtttacaggaccgctgtaaacgattacccgggAGAAATTgcgaatttgtacagaaagtccaacacaggtactcagtcagatgaacacaggtcaccattggaaaaaaaactgacttttaggctaatctgcacctgtctgaggcttgtgcaggtgttccagaggtgggagagggtggatggtgatgtgatgtgaggccaaggagggtggggagacccctgatgagttggaggagcaaggtgtgcaaggAATCAGTGAGACTTCTGAAAAAtggggctggtaatcgtttacaggaccgctgtaaacgattacccgggagaaattgcaaatttgtacagaaagtccaacacaggtactcagtcagatgaacacaggtcaccattggaaaattACTGACTTTTAGGctaatctgcacctgtctgaggcttgtgcaggtgttccagaggtgggagagggtggatggtgatgtgatgtgaggccaaggagggtggggagacccctcatgagttggaggagcaaggtgtgcaaggAATCAGTAAGACTTCTGAAAAAtggggctggtaatcgtttacaggacccctgtaaacgattacccgagagaaattgcgaatttgtacagaaagtccaacacaggtactcagtcagatgaatacaggtcaccattgggaaaaaaactgacttttaggctaatctgcacctgtctgaggcttgtgcaggtgttccagaggtgggagagggtggatggtgatgtgatgtgaggccaaggagggtggggagacccctcatgagttggaggagcaaggtgtgGAAGGAATCAGTGAGACTTCTGAAAAAtggggctggtaatcgtttacaggacccctgtaaacgattacccgagagaaattgcaaatttgtacagaaagtccaacacaggtactcagtcatatgaacacaggtcaccattgggaaaaaaactgacttttaggctaatctgcacctgtctgaggcttgtgcaggtgttccagaggtgggagagggtggatggtgatgtgatgtgaggccaaggagggtggggagacccctcatgagttggaggagcaaggtgtgGAAGGAATCAGTGAGACTTCTGAAAAAtggggctggtaatcgtttacaggacccctgtaaacgattacccgagagaaattgcaaatttgtacagaaagtccaacacaggtactcagtcatatgaacacaggtcaccattggactAAAATCTGACTTTTATGctaatctgcacctgtctgaggcttgtgcaggtgttccagtggttcGAGatggtggatggtgatgtgagaccattggacaaaaaaactgacttttaggcaccATTTTGTATGacataattaaattcattataacACACCATTAATAGAGATTCAGTTACACAACATACACAACAAAAAGATACATTGTACGTTTCAAATATTACAGTTATCCATGAAATAGTGTTAAAAGAGTGTTAAAAATgtgttgttggaatatcgcgGTCCTTCAGTAAATAACCGAATAAAGTTGTCCATATATCCAGTTACTGCATCAAAGATGTCCATATATCCAGTTAACCAGTAATATTgttgtacaaaataaaattaagaaataaccACAAAGGTCTAACAACATAACCATTTATTGTAACCAAATCAGCGCCTATGCATGTAGTGAACGAGCTCTCTGTACACGtgagcgagcgttcgttctGTACAGCTGACCGAGCGTCTAGCGTTGTCGCCCATTTATTGTAACCAAATCAGCGCCTATGCATTTAGTGAACGACCGCTCTCTACACGTGACCGAGCGTTCGTTGTGTAcagctgaccgagcgtccagcGTTTTCGCACATCACCCTGTCGCCCACGACGGTCGTCACATAGCGACCGCACGAACATTTCATAGCAAGCTGACGGTCGTCGCCCCCTGCACGCACAAGAGGACGGTCGTCCACAGAAGATCAAGTCCACGCTCGATCTGttagtggacgctcgtccatacgTGAGTCGCTGGCACATGGACGGTCGTTTAAAGGTCGTGCAGACGCTGGACCGGATGGACGCTTGTCCAGACGCTCATCCAGAAGGACGGTCGTCCACATGTGGACGGTCGTCGAGACGCTCATCCagaaggacgctcgtccagaagatCGTAGAGAAGTGGAGGCTCGTCCATAAAATTGGACGCTCCTCCATAAAATTTGTACAAAACCAAATTGCATAAATAACCACTTGTATTGTTGTAGAAAACCAATTCAATAAATAACCGAATAAAGTTGTCCATAAAGttaaacacttttaattttcaCGAAATGAACTTCATATAAAACTTATAACTTAACGAACATTACATAAGCACTTAATGCAACAACAAATTGATGAACATAAGTTAAGTAGTtcacaaatttttctaaataacaCATCCATGTGACCACGCACAATATTCGACAACAAACAACAACGATAAATCTTAAATACAGTCAACGAAATTATGAAAGTTTTAACATAGGCCATTTATATTGTTCTTCTTTCATCCAGTGCCTTGAGGTTTGTGAAGAGGTGGAATCAATTTCGATAGAATGTCATCAACGGAGCGTGTTGGAGGCTTGTTGGTATCAATTGGTATTGATAGACGTACTAGGTCATCAGTTGGGCCCCCAATATCACTTCCAAAAACCTGCACAATCCGAGAGTATCATTTAAAGTCATAGAAAAGTTTACAACATATGTAATAGTACAATAGAAAATTGTTCAccaaaatctttaccttgacaATATTCCTCAGAGTTATGTTAAGATAGTATGTTTCACGTATTGGTGAAAAAATTGAAACCTGTAGAAATATTATTGGTGGAATCCATATTTTTATGTGGGAATATAAGGTCAATAGCTAAGtgtttatgaaaatgaaatatacttACATCTTGTAGGATTATCACACTTCCAACTTTTAAGTGTATGCCTATTTCAGGATGATCAATGGCCTTGTGGTGAACACTTGCTTTTACAGTCCCTTTTGGATCCTGTTAAGAAAGAGGTTCATTTATCAGAATTATATTTGAAGGTGGTCGTCAAAGTAAATATACATCAACCTACCcgaattgttattttcatgtcaCCCAATCCGTTATGTTCACAAGCTTTAACAATACATCGCAACAACGATAACTTACAAGTTCCTCTCAATGAATCAAGGGTTGAGATATGCTCAACCTCATGTTTAATCAACAATCCTGCACATGAAATAACTATTTCGATAATCTtcctaaaatagaaaattacaaaaaatctatGAACATCAACTCCCAATTAGGTTTTTACCGTGGATGTCAATGAATTTTTCAGCCCATAACCATGCATTGCAAGTGAAGTCACGATCAAAACTAGCTTTAGCTATGTCACTCAAAAATTCTTGTGTTGGAATGTTTTCATTCACTTGTCGGTTAAGCATAGCTGCCTCAATGACACCAGCAGGGCCCGGGATGACAGTGTCATTAGAATTGCAACGGCGAATAAAACTATCAAGATCACTTTCATCAATATCAAGTTCTTCCCATGGCTCCATTGCTCTCGGTTGCtgttcacacaaaaaaaaatgtacaaaaaatatgaagttCACATAAGTAGAACGATGTATTCCCTAAATCGTATGAAGTGTGCatgagaaaaacacaaaatttcaGAGGATGTATGCAGTAAAAGTAACCCAAACAATGGGGGAAATTTCAAAATCGGGGAGACAATAACGAAGGTCGGTGTTGTtcttctcaaaattaaaaaaatgaagaggatGTGGCAATAAGCAAATATAATCCAGAACCAAACAATTAATTGGGGGTGACGAAAATGAACCATTAAAATTGGGCATACCAGCAAGGAAGCGCAGATATTGTGCCGTTGCAGTGAAATGTTTCGTATTCCTATCCAACCAGAGGTTTTAATAAGACAATTCTGCAATTACATAAATGCCCTTAAGAAACATTAAATGTGATTGCTTGTGATAGAAGTCATGCAATCACTGTCTATTTAATGTCTCTGCCAAAACTTAATGACCCAAACACTTTTCTGGTTTTATGATTGAAATAAAAGGTAGAGATAATGTTGTTCCCAACAAAATGAAGTTGAAACCCAACCATAAACCCTAATATTGGTAGCAGACGAGATGACCGAATGGGGAGAGCTGAGACTCATTTATTGAAGTGCATTAATCTCAACAACCATTGCAGTTTTATTGAATAGGTAAGTTATTACAACTTTCCATTCAAAGTAAGAAACATTTACAGCTGGCCAGAAGGTTGTTCACTGCCTTTATTGTTGGGAAATGatctttgtcatcttctttgTGTTTGTCATATTGTTCTTAGTGTCATCTTTGAATTTATACCCCCTTTGAATGCATACACGTGGTACAATGGTGTGTAATGTTCGGTGTGACAGAAAGCATTGCATAGGGGACGTTTGAAAAGATTTAACGTTACAGTAAATGGTTGTATCCTCATTGTTACGTGGTTATTTGTTAAACTGGTTATGGACATATAGAAAAGTACTAACTACCATTAATGAAGGACGATATTAATTAGTCCAATAATGAACAGTAAAAGGTTAACTGAATGAATGTGCTTAAACAAAGTCCATGGACATTATACATGCATATTTGGATGATAATGACATTGGTGATCaacatttaaatacatttttcgATGAAGTTGACATTGATGACCAACATTTATTgctgcagtaagtggttatttgTTCATTGATatgtgaatatttatttaaatggtTATGgacatataaaaaattcattttcttcaatatGAAGAACCATACTAATTAGTGTAGTGAGTACtactcatttttttattacataaatgtAGGAAAATCAGGTACATGGATCATACAAATACATGTttggatgatattgaaaatgatgaccaacaagaaaaacaacaagaagaatTAAATGAAGACAATGTTCAACCTCTCTCAATCGCTCCAACAATTGGAATGGTTTTTGAAACTGTTAATGAAGTCAAGTTATTTTATAGACAATATGCAATATCAAAGGGTTTTGGAATTCGTACAAGGAGTTCAAGGAAGAACAACAAGAACGAATTATGTTACTTCATGATGGTGTGTTCTACGGCTGGAAAATATGTGTCTGCCATTCAAAATCAAATGATTGGACGTCCAACATGTGCTAATGACTGTTCAGCTCGAATGATTGTATCAAAAAGAGATGATAAATGGTACATTTCAGGATTTCATGATGTGCATAGTCATGATCTTAGTCCAACAAAGTCCAGATTGTTCCGAGGCAATAAAAGAATGAATCTCAACGTCAAAAGAACTCTGGACTTGAATGCCCAAGCAGGAGTTAGGATTAACAAGAGTTTTCGGTCCTTGGTTTGTGGAAGTGGAGGTTATGAGAACATGGAGTTTGTCGAACACGATGTTAGAAATTATGTGGCCAAACAAAGAAGAGCCTTATCAAAAGATGGTGATGCTAAGACACTCTTAAATCATTTCTCTTCCATGAGAGAATTGAATAAGGATTTTTTTTACGAGATTGATGTGGATGACGACAACCGCATACTTAATGTGTTTTGGGCTGATGCACGAAGTAGGGCAGCTTGTGAGTATTTTGGTGATGTCATTTCTTTTGACACAACATACTTAACGAATAAGTACGACATGCCATTTGCTCCTTTCGTTGGTGTTAACCATCATGGCCAATCTATATTGTTAGGTTGTGGTTTGTTATGTTCAGAGGACACAAATTCATTTGTTTGGCTATTTAATTCATGGCTTCGATGCATGTCCAATAGACCACCTGAAGGAATTGTTACGGATCAGTGCAAAGCAATGAAGAAAGCCATTTCTTTAGTGTTTCCTAACACTCGTCATAGG
This sequence is a window from Vigna angularis cultivar LongXiaoDou No.4 chromosome 2, ASM1680809v1, whole genome shotgun sequence. Protein-coding genes within it:
- the LOC128195282 gene encoding uncharacterized protein LOC128195282; amino-acid sequence: MEPWEELDIDESDLDSFIRRCNSNDTVIPGPAGVIEAAMLNRQVNENIPTQEFLSDIAKASFDRDFTCNAWLWAEKFIDIHGLLIKHEVEHISTLDSLRGTCKLSLLRCIVKACEHNGLGDMKITIRDPKGTVKASVHHKAIDHPEIGIHLKVGSVIILQDVSIFSPIRETYYLNITLRNIVKVFGSDIGGPTDDLVRLSIPIDTNKPPTRSVDDILSKLIPPLHKPQGTG
- the LOC108347345 gene encoding uncharacterized protein LOC108347345, whose translation is MDKDYSEMASLRVRHRVQTQHIVQVNGCLSSFQKERLKSTPFKWLVDLVDDMVISSPILIELISRWDVVHKAFRIRENLVPFRVDEVCFFLGLPNVGESVNLENDVGGIVNDLFKDDDITILSIMEKMKHKTFKSKRSVDMFCRLYILLGFGAFYFPRNSNVINSVPFSKLDNINDLNIYNWGDVVHGLIVSSLNRACNKYNSRSYHEVIHMAGCATVLQLWVVEHISLYHLDGRCIFPRFLHWVVIKDKRKKIKLSFQQTEILWECNLSEEQLQNDEMKESQSHGGKSNPESNDENVEFARLVEEQRVLMRRVDKHAERLDELQMKIRRLEEQVQNAMPSSNDGMEGPSKAAGPSTADKMNDLAIVNFVDVGMEGACRQDNIDFRSVYTTCTSSLCHDGDVALVDVSNNILTRGDLQCF